In Chloroflexota bacterium, the following proteins share a genomic window:
- a CDS encoding GNAT family N-acetyltransferase: MLADDAIGATREAYADPLPDAYWRAFAEIDADPRQLLLVAEVAGTVVGVLQLTFIPYLTHQGSSRALIEGVRIDSGQRGGGLGRVMVEWAIAEARRRGCTMVQLTTDKRRTEARRFYERLGFVATHEGMKLGLGS; encoded by the coding sequence ATGCTGGCCGACGATGCCATCGGTGCGACGCGCGAGGCCTACGCCGATCCGCTCCCCGACGCCTACTGGCGGGCGTTCGCCGAGATCGACGCCGACCCGCGCCAGTTGCTTCTGGTGGCCGAGGTGGCGGGCACGGTCGTTGGCGTGCTGCAACTGACGTTCATCCCATACCTGACCCACCAGGGGAGCAGTCGGGCGCTCATCGAGGGCGTCCGCATCGACAGCGGCCAGCGTGGCGGCGGGCTGGGCCGCGTGATGGTCGAGTGGGCTATCGCCGAGGCGCGCCGGCGGGGCTGCACGATGGTGCAGCTCACCACCGACAAGCGCCGCACCGAGGCGCGCCGCTTCTACGAGCGCCTCGGCTTCGTCGCCACGCACGAAGGGATGAAACTGGGTCTTGGGTCGTAG
- the dgoD gene encoding galactonate dehydratase, whose translation MKITNVEPFIVSAGPGKKNFCFVVVDTDEGISGVGESGLSSRELAVAGAVEHLKSFLVGKNPMQIERLWQEMFRGGFFPAGNITTSAIAAIDIALWDIKGKALNVPIYELFGGLARDKVVCYPHVTGKTTEALIENAQRHIDEGWKFIRWGLGAGELKDGSIFEPQQAIRYGLGQWEAMRKAVGDEIELCYDLHTRVDPPEAIQFCRAVEQYRPFFIEDPIRAESMYSLRQVRQHVSVPLAIGEQFHNKWEFRSIIEEELTDYARIDICIAGGLTEARKIAGWAETHYIKLATHNPLGPVSSAACAQLNFATSNVGVQEQPTRPYVLLPDVVPVQMEWKDGYILPPTRPGLGVEFDREAARKSPFSMYEVPHLRRIDGSYTNW comes from the coding sequence ATGAAGATCACCAATGTCGAACCGTTCATCGTCTCGGCGGGGCCGGGCAAGAAGAACTTCTGCTTCGTCGTGGTGGACACGGACGAGGGTATCTCCGGGGTTGGCGAGTCCGGCCTGAGCAGCCGCGAGCTGGCCGTGGCCGGCGCCGTCGAGCACCTCAAGAGCTTCCTCGTCGGCAAGAACCCGATGCAGATCGAGCGGCTCTGGCAGGAGATGTTCCGGGGCGGCTTCTTTCCGGCTGGCAACATCACCACCTCGGCCATCGCCGCCATCGACATCGCCCTGTGGGACATCAAGGGCAAGGCGCTCAACGTCCCGATCTACGAGCTGTTCGGCGGCCTCGCACGGGACAAGGTCGTTTGCTACCCGCACGTCACCGGCAAGACGACCGAGGCGCTGATCGAGAACGCACAGCGGCACATCGACGAGGGCTGGAAGTTCATCCGCTGGGGCCTGGGCGCCGGCGAGCTGAAGGACGGCAGCATCTTCGAGCCGCAGCAGGCGATCCGCTACGGCCTGGGCCAGTGGGAGGCGATGCGCAAGGCCGTCGGCGACGAGATCGAGCTGTGCTACGACCTGCACACGCGCGTCGATCCGCCGGAGGCGATCCAGTTCTGCCGCGCTGTCGAGCAGTACCGCCCGTTCTTCATCGAAGACCCGATCCGCGCCGAGAGCATGTACAGCCTCCGGCAAGTCCGCCAGCACGTCAGCGTGCCGCTGGCCATCGGCGAGCAGTTCCACAACAAGTGGGAGTTCCGCTCGATCATCGAGGAGGAGCTGACGGACTACGCCCGCATCGACATCTGCATCGCCGGCGGCCTGACCGAGGCCCGCAAGATCGCGGGCTGGGCCGAGACGCACTACATCAAGCTGGCGACCCACAACCCGCTCGGGCCGGTCTCCTCGGCGGCCTGCGCTCAGTTGAACTTTGCCACGTCGAACGTCGGCGTGCAGGAGCAGCCGACCAGGCCGTACGTCCTGCTGCCAGACGTGGTGCCGGTCCAGATGGAGTGGAAAGACGGCTACATCCTGCCGCCGACCCGCCCCGGCCTGGGCGTCGAGTTCGACCGCGAGGCGGCCCGCAAGAGCCCGTTCTCGATGTACGAGGTGCCCCACCTGCGCCGCATCGACGGCAGCTACACCAACTGGTGA
- the dgoD gene encoding galactonate dehydratase, with protein sequence MKITNIETFIVWGGANEGSERKSFQNKNFCFVVVDTDEGIYGVGEAGLSSRELGVAGVVEHFKQFLVGRDPMQIERLWQEMLRGAFFTSNNISTSAMAAIDIALWDIKGKALGVPVYQLLGGLARDKVMCYGHIRGESPEALVEAARPKVEEGWKALRWSMSVFPSSVYEPREAVPKVLAHFEALRKEFGDRVELIHDMHQRLDPPEAIELCRAAEQYRPFFMEDPVRAEGLHTLRQVRQHTNVPIAVGEQLAHKWEFREVIAEQLTDYARVDVCIAGGISETRKIAGWAEAYYIKLATHNPLGPVSSAACLQVNLATGLLGIQEQPVAPATLLTDVVTTHITWENGYLLPPTVPGIGVEFDRDAARKSPYRPHETQHIFRRDGSVTNW encoded by the coding sequence GTGAAGATCACGAATATCGAGACATTCATCGTCTGGGGCGGCGCGAACGAGGGGTCGGAGCGCAAGAGCTTCCAGAACAAGAACTTCTGCTTCGTCGTGGTGGACACCGATGAGGGGATCTACGGCGTTGGCGAGGCCGGGCTGAGCAGCCGCGAGCTTGGCGTGGCCGGCGTCGTCGAGCATTTCAAGCAGTTCTTGGTCGGCCGGGATCCGATGCAGATCGAGCGGCTCTGGCAGGAGATGCTGCGCGGGGCGTTCTTCACCTCGAACAACATCAGCACGTCGGCAATGGCTGCCATCGACATCGCCCTGTGGGACATCAAGGGCAAGGCGCTCGGCGTGCCCGTCTACCAGCTGCTGGGCGGCCTCGCGCGGGACAAGGTGATGTGCTATGGACACATCCGCGGGGAGTCTCCCGAGGCGCTGGTCGAGGCGGCTCGTCCGAAGGTCGAAGAGGGCTGGAAGGCGCTGCGCTGGAGCATGAGCGTCTTCCCGAGCAGCGTCTACGAGCCGCGCGAGGCCGTGCCGAAGGTGCTGGCCCATTTCGAGGCGCTCCGCAAGGAGTTTGGCGACAGGGTCGAGCTGATCCACGACATGCACCAGCGGCTCGACCCGCCGGAGGCCATCGAGCTGTGCCGGGCCGCCGAGCAGTATCGGCCCTTCTTCATGGAGGATCCGGTCCGGGCCGAGGGGCTGCACACCCTGCGACAGGTGCGTCAGCACACCAACGTGCCGATCGCCGTGGGCGAGCAGTTGGCGCACAAGTGGGAGTTCCGCGAGGTCATCGCCGAGCAACTGACCGACTACGCCCGGGTGGATGTCTGCATCGCGGGCGGCATCTCGGAGACGCGCAAGATCGCCGGCTGGGCCGAGGCGTACTACATCAAGCTGGCGACCCACAATCCGCTCGGGCCGGTCTCGTCGGCGGCTTGCCTTCAGGTAAACCTCGCCACGGGCCTGCTCGGCATCCAGGAGCAGCCGGTCGCGCCGGCCACCCTGCTGACGGATGTCGTGACCACGCACATCACCTGGGAGAACGGCTATCTGCTGCCGCCGACCGTCCCGGGCATCGGCGTCGAGTTCGACCGCGACGCGGCCCGGAAGAGCCCGTACCGGCCGCACGAGACGCAGCACATCTTCCGCCGCGACGGCAGCGTCACGAACTGGTAA
- a CDS encoding LacI family DNA-binding transcriptional regulator, with amino-acid sequence MPPEKSKTVTIADVAREAQVSTATVSLVVNGQASSLRISEATRQSVLEAVRRLGYTPNHAARSLRRGKAFALALLITQVDIPYHGELATAAVAAAETQGYDVLIMEARSPDHEVRLLERLRGGRVDGALVATMRSPFDSEGRPVLDALARRNEARVALAQSGTPVVALLDRSPDPSVPAVRVDNEEGAYQSTRHLVDLGHQRIAHMTIRSSPPAEDEQTASADRYRGYRRALAEAGLAYTDDLLLTADHGRRLPSGYEAGLKWQRLASGGVTAGFISNDLLAVGVLRGLHDAAVRVPEDLALSAFDGIELSRYTRPSLTTVEHPRTDLGRIGAETLIGLVEGRQPDERERVLPTHLVVRESSGGPVSGWRATPVAATIHAD; translated from the coding sequence ATGCCTCCCGAGAAGTCGAAGACGGTCACCATCGCGGATGTCGCGCGCGAGGCCCAGGTCTCGACAGCGACCGTCTCGCTGGTCGTCAACGGGCAGGCCAGCTCCCTCCGGATCAGCGAGGCGACCCGCCAGTCGGTCCTCGAAGCCGTGCGTCGGCTCGGCTACACCCCGAACCATGCCGCCCGCAGCCTGCGGCGCGGGAAGGCGTTCGCGCTGGCGCTGCTGATCACCCAGGTCGACATCCCCTACCACGGCGAGCTTGCCACGGCGGCCGTGGCGGCGGCCGAGACGCAGGGCTACGACGTCCTGATCATGGAAGCGCGCTCGCCCGACCACGAGGTGCGGCTGCTGGAGCGGCTGCGCGGCGGCCGGGTGGACGGCGCGCTCGTCGCCACGATGCGCTCGCCGTTCGACTCCGAAGGCCGGCCGGTCCTGGACGCCCTGGCGCGCCGCAATGAGGCGCGCGTCGCGCTGGCTCAGAGCGGCACGCCGGTGGTGGCGCTGCTCGACCGCTCGCCCGACCCGTCCGTGCCGGCCGTGCGCGTGGACAACGAAGAGGGCGCCTACCAGTCCACGCGGCATCTCGTCGACCTGGGCCATCAGCGCATCGCCCACATGACGATTCGGTCGTCGCCGCCCGCCGAGGACGAGCAGACGGCCTCGGCGGACCGGTATCGGGGCTACCGCCGGGCGCTGGCCGAGGCCGGACTGGCCTACACCGACGATCTGCTCCTGACGGCGGATCACGGGCGGCGGCTGCCTTCCGGCTACGAGGCTGGCTTGAAGTGGCAGCGGCTGGCCAGCGGCGGCGTCACGGCCGGCTTCATCTCGAACGATCTGCTGGCCGTCGGCGTGCTGCGCGGCCTGCACGACGCGGCGGTGCGCGTGCCGGAGGACCTGGCGCTCTCGGCGTTCGACGGCATCGAGCTGTCGCGCTACACCCGACCGTCGCTCACGACCGTCGAGCACCCCCGCACCGACCTCGGCCGGATCGGCGCGGAGACGCTGATCGGGCTGGTCGAGGGGCGTCAGCCGGACGAGCGGGAGCGGGTCCTGCCGACGCATCTCGTGGTGCGGGAGTCGTCGGGCGGGCCAGTATCTGGCTGGCGGGCCACACCAGTGGCAGCCACGATCCACGCTGACTGA
- a CDS encoding urease subunit gamma: MKLTPREQDRLTIFTMAELARRRRARGLRLNHPEAVALICDEVLEEARAGRPYAEVLTLGGQLLERHEVMDGVPEMIPSIQIEAMFPDGSKLLTIHRPIE, encoded by the coding sequence ATGAAGCTGACACCACGCGAGCAGGATCGCCTGACCATCTTCACGATGGCCGAACTGGCACGGCGTCGGCGGGCGCGCGGCCTGCGACTCAATCATCCGGAGGCCGTGGCCCTGATCTGCGACGAGGTGCTGGAGGAGGCTCGCGCGGGCCGGCCCTACGCCGAGGTGTTGACGCTCGGCGGGCAGCTCCTGGAGCGCCACGAAGTGATGGACGGCGTGCCGGAGATGATCCCGTCCATCCAGATCGAGGCGATGTTCCCGGATGGCTCGAAGCTGCTGACGATCCACCGCCCGATCGAGTAG
- the ureB gene encoding urease subunit beta has protein sequence MSEQPVPFIPGQTLVGDEPVRANVGRRTATIDVTNTSVWPVHIGSHYHFFEANRRLRFDRAAAFGMRLDILAGATVRWAPGETHTVRLVEFAGAREIHGFNGLVDGPLTPEAKEAALARARKRGFLGA, from the coding sequence ATGAGTGAGCAGCCAGTGCCGTTCATCCCCGGCCAGACGCTGGTGGGCGATGAGCCAGTCCGCGCCAACGTCGGGCGGCGCACGGCGACCATCGACGTGACCAACACCTCCGTCTGGCCCGTGCACATCGGGTCGCACTACCACTTCTTCGAGGCGAACCGCCGCCTGCGCTTCGACCGCGCGGCGGCCTTCGGCATGCGGCTCGACATCCTGGCCGGCGCGACGGTCCGCTGGGCGCCCGGCGAGACCCATACCGTGCGGCTGGTCGAGTTCGCCGGGGCGCGCGAGATCCACGGCTTCAACGGGCTGGTGGACGGCCCGCTGACCCCGGAAGCGAAGGAAGCGGCGCTGGCGCGCGCCCGGAAGCGCGGCTTCCTGGGCGCGTAG
- a CDS encoding glycosyltransferase family 39 protein, with protein sequence MTTWIRKHPDLAALLLVLLVAALVRGAFLYRAPVFATGDSEGYLAPGYALARGIDYDLNSKRTPGYPWLVAFAIAAGGEDLRSLVFVQHALGVLTAGLTFALGRLSFTPARTGRAVGTVAALTIALNGGLILSEHSVMTEALFVPLIVGTLTALVAALRTGHLLLFLLAGLLLGMATLTRPVAQILVLVIPVAVLVVARSWRAWRPILLQVSVAVAGFALMMAPWVIRSFVEQDSAGVGSLGQSLIGRTARHDRGAFTYYDPALHANEPADRVRARRILQQAADNGSSGKAIHTRLRKELNLSAAEADRLMRTLAVEAILRQPGYYAAGTVQRFVRMADGSVEQLRDFRNTADTARQRWEEPDSAHLLQPATAAEDRAAPFASLLVSIWQPGYVGPLLPVLALLGLLGALLWPAWRPAVALGLAAFALLFISAALVGNVSRYRYPTDPFLAVLAVGGVAWLVDLVRARLRTSSAAGSAASPPLRAGEGEPA encoded by the coding sequence ATGACCACCTGGATTCGCAAGCATCCTGACCTCGCGGCGCTGTTGCTGGTGCTGCTGGTGGCCGCCCTGGTGCGCGGCGCGTTCCTCTACCGGGCGCCCGTCTTCGCCACCGGCGACAGCGAGGGGTATCTGGCTCCGGGCTACGCCCTGGCGCGTGGCATCGACTACGACCTCAACTCGAAGCGCACGCCCGGCTACCCGTGGCTGGTGGCATTCGCCATCGCGGCCGGCGGCGAGGACCTACGGTCGCTGGTCTTCGTGCAGCATGCGCTCGGCGTCCTGACGGCCGGGCTGACCTTCGCGTTGGGCCGGCTGAGCTTCACGCCGGCCCGGACCGGGCGAGCCGTCGGGACGGTGGCCGCGCTGACCATCGCCCTGAACGGCGGCCTGATCCTCTCCGAGCATTCGGTCATGACCGAGGCGCTGTTCGTGCCGCTGATCGTCGGCACGCTGACGGCACTGGTCGCCGCCCTGCGGACGGGCCATCTGCTGCTCTTCCTGCTGGCCGGGCTGCTACTCGGAATGGCGACGCTGACGCGGCCAGTGGCGCAGATCCTCGTCCTGGTGATCCCGGTGGCTGTGCTGGTCGTCGCCCGGTCCTGGCGCGCGTGGCGGCCGATCCTCCTGCAGGTGAGTGTGGCCGTGGCCGGCTTCGCGCTGATGATGGCGCCCTGGGTGATCCGCTCGTTCGTCGAGCAGGACTCGGCGGGCGTTGGCAGCCTCGGACAGAGCCTGATCGGGCGGACCGCCCGTCATGACCGTGGCGCGTTCACCTACTACGATCCAGCCCTGCACGCCAACGAGCCGGCTGACCGGGTCCGGGCGCGCCGCATCCTGCAGCAGGCCGCCGACAACGGCTCGTCCGGCAAGGCGATCCACACCCGGCTTCGCAAGGAGCTGAACCTGTCAGCCGCCGAGGCCGACCGGTTGATGCGGACCCTGGCTGTCGAGGCGATCCTCCGCCAGCCGGGCTACTACGCCGCCGGCACCGTCCAACGCTTCGTGCGGATGGCCGATGGCTCGGTCGAGCAACTGCGCGACTTCCGCAACACGGCGGACACGGCCCGCCAGCGCTGGGAGGAGCCGGACAGCGCGCACCTGCTGCAGCCGGCGACGGCCGCCGAGGACCGTGCTGCGCCGTTCGCCTCGCTGCTGGTCTCGATCTGGCAGCCGGGCTACGTCGGCCCGCTCCTGCCGGTCCTGGCGCTGCTCGGGCTGCTCGGGGCGCTGTTGTGGCCAGCGTGGCGGCCAGCCGTGGCGCTCGGACTGGCTGCGTTCGCGCTGCTGTTCATCAGCGCGGCGCTGGTCGGCAACGTCTCGCGGTATCGCTACCCGACGGACCCCTTCCTGGCGGTGCTGGCCGTCGGCGGCGTGGCCTGGCTTGTGGATCTGGTCCGCGCCCGCCTCAGGACATCGTCGGCCGCCGGGTCGGCCGCCTCTCCCCCGCTCCGCGCCGGCGAGGGTGAACCGGCCTGA
- a CDS encoding glycosyltransferase family 39 protein, producing MSGALATLRRHSDAVCLTLVVLAALAFKLGFAMRIVPFIAKDSQAYFLPAWDLVHTGQFELGLRRTPGYPLFLVLALILTGDDLRGITLLQHLLGVVTAALAFLLGRLAAGPRAGAGRIVGVVAGLLTAVSAPLVVYEHYLLTETLFAFCVTLMLTVLLWACRRDAPRLWLLSGLLVGLAAMVKPIAQGFLPLAVLAAYLTAASWRALGILSWPRPSRRALLAAVAVGLGYGVAIAPWSIRNQLEHNLASPSTFGRTLVARTASYDRGFVFADPARPEADPLKARAAKLIQEGANRGDSDGTIAQRLRQELDLDPIEVNTVMRDLALQAIVRQPLYFVQGSLWFGLRIFNGVEMRLREHESERKDVEWADRTRTLLVNQRSEDDARFANSSLRVWQASQWTPLPLVLFVLGATVSLLRGWRPGLLLGASVLFLVVASAALNGPQERYRYPVDPAIAVLMASGVVGLVVAAWHSWGRKAATAENALTPPPPFPRTGSGGAISPSPDTGIREARGPVVREQRDVGVADARAAQRRGAGGEGLSGREGLSGREGLSGREGLPGNDGLPVSHA from the coding sequence GTGAGTGGAGCGCTCGCCACCCTCCGTCGCCACTCTGACGCGGTCTGCCTGACCCTGGTGGTGCTGGCCGCGCTGGCGTTCAAGCTCGGCTTTGCGATGCGGATCGTGCCGTTCATCGCCAAGGACAGTCAGGCCTACTTCCTGCCGGCCTGGGATCTCGTCCACACGGGCCAGTTCGAGCTGGGGCTGCGACGCACCCCTGGCTATCCGCTCTTCCTGGTCCTTGCACTGATCCTGACCGGCGACGATCTCCGAGGCATCACGCTGCTCCAGCATCTGCTGGGCGTGGTGACGGCGGCGCTGGCCTTCCTGCTCGGCCGGCTGGCCGCCGGGCCGCGGGCCGGCGCCGGGCGCATTGTGGGCGTCGTGGCCGGCCTGCTGACGGCGGTCTCCGCGCCGCTGGTCGTCTACGAGCACTACCTGCTGACCGAGACGCTGTTTGCGTTCTGCGTCACGCTGATGCTGACGGTGCTGCTGTGGGCCTGTCGCCGCGACGCCCCGCGGCTCTGGCTGCTGAGCGGCCTGCTGGTCGGCCTGGCGGCCATGGTCAAGCCGATTGCCCAGGGGTTTCTGCCGCTGGCCGTGCTGGCAGCCTACCTGACGGCCGCCTCCTGGCGAGCGCTCGGTATCCTGTCCTGGCCGAGGCCGTCGCGGCGCGCGTTGCTGGCAGCGGTGGCCGTGGGGCTGGGGTACGGCGTCGCCATCGCGCCGTGGTCGATCCGCAACCAGCTGGAGCACAACCTCGCCTCGCCGAGCACCTTCGGGCGCACGCTGGTGGCCCGTACGGCCTCCTATGACCGGGGCTTCGTCTTCGCCGATCCGGCCCGCCCGGAGGCTGACCCGCTCAAGGCCCGCGCCGCGAAGCTGATTCAGGAGGGGGCCAATCGTGGCGACTCCGACGGCACCATCGCGCAGCGGCTGCGGCAAGAGCTTGACCTGGACCCTATCGAGGTCAACACTGTCATGCGCGACCTGGCGTTGCAGGCGATAGTCCGTCAGCCGCTCTACTTCGTGCAGGGCTCGCTGTGGTTCGGGCTGCGGATCTTCAACGGCGTCGAGATGCGCCTCCGCGAGCACGAGTCCGAACGCAAGGATGTGGAGTGGGCCGACCGAACGCGCACACTGCTGGTCAACCAGCGCTCGGAGGACGACGCCCGTTTCGCGAACAGTTCGCTGAGGGTCTGGCAGGCATCGCAGTGGACGCCGCTGCCGCTGGTGTTGTTCGTGCTCGGCGCGACGGTCTCGCTGCTGCGCGGGTGGCGGCCGGGCCTGCTGCTCGGCGCGAGCGTCCTGTTCCTGGTGGTCGCCAGCGCGGCCCTGAACGGCCCGCAGGAGCGCTACCGGTATCCCGTGGACCCGGCCATCGCCGTGCTGATGGCGAGCGGGGTCGTCGGGCTGGTGGTGGCCGCCTGGCACTCGTGGGGACGTAAGGCCGCAACTGCCGAGAACGCCCTCACCCCCCCGCCCCCGTTCCCGCGTACAGGGAGCGGGGGCGCCATCTCCCCCTCCCCCGACACGGGGATCCGCGAAGCGAGGGGCCCCGTCGTTCGTGAGCAGAGGGACGTCGGCGTAGCCGATGCTCGCGCCGCGCAGCGGAGGGGGGCGGGGGGTGAGGGCCTCTCTGGACGTGAGGGCCTCTCTGGACGTGAGGGCCTCTCTGGACGTGAGGGCCTCCCTGGAAACGATGGCCTCCCGGTGTCCCACGCATGA
- a CDS encoding glycosyltransferase family 39 protein — MRLGRSALALVRRHPDLSAVSVIGVTALLLRLAFLYRVPVILTGDSQSHYLPGYDLLFGNEFEPELRRPPGYAFFVAGVIATLGEDLRALAFAQHLLGVGLALLTYLLGRLTFGPVAGRWAGLLAGLLVAANGALILSGQSVMTETLFTFLLLATLVLLVLAARGGAWGWALAAGLLLGVTALTRPVAQALVALVPVAFLICHPASWRRPWPIVRGTALVGVGFALVLVPWMLRNLAEHGTLAAAGGLGRSLVARTIKYDEGFFDQARPVVEGDFKSEARQFIRGKRNTIRNSRSVRSTQAGLMKEYGLTQAQSDRIMREVATDVILENKTYYLVGSLKMAWQIVLGKEKEDTYSDRWVMRSSKDWAEQWEARVDHLLGPATAAEQRGVDTAQWLTDLFQPSSVGPILPLLAALGLLLAGLAARPALIPGLAGLGILLLSAALDGPVPRYRYPLDPILALLAAGAVSILASWLLVAVRRGRKRAAGRAGGAGERGGARPGPVPSPGGPIPEATR, encoded by the coding sequence ATGAGGCTCGGACGTTCCGCGCTGGCGCTGGTTCGGCGGCATCCTGACCTGAGCGCCGTCTCGGTGATCGGCGTGACGGCGCTGCTGCTGCGGCTGGCCTTCCTGTACCGCGTGCCGGTCATCCTGACCGGGGACAGTCAGTCGCACTACCTGCCCGGCTACGACCTGCTCTTCGGCAACGAGTTCGAGCCGGAGCTGCGCCGGCCGCCCGGATACGCCTTCTTCGTGGCCGGCGTCATCGCGACGCTCGGCGAAGATCTGCGGGCGCTGGCGTTCGCGCAGCACCTGCTCGGCGTCGGGCTGGCGCTGCTGACCTACCTGCTCGGCCGGCTGACGTTCGGGCCGGTGGCCGGACGCTGGGCCGGCCTGCTGGCAGGGCTGCTGGTGGCCGCCAACGGCGCGCTGATCCTCTCCGGCCAGAGCGTCATGACCGAGACGCTGTTCACCTTCCTGCTGCTGGCGACGCTGGTGCTGCTGGTGCTGGCGGCGCGGGGTGGCGCGTGGGGCTGGGCGCTGGCGGCCGGCCTGCTGCTCGGCGTCACGGCGCTGACGCGGCCGGTGGCGCAGGCGCTGGTGGCCCTGGTTCCGGTGGCGTTCCTGATCTGTCACCCGGCGTCATGGCGGCGTCCGTGGCCCATCGTGCGCGGCACGGCCCTGGTCGGCGTCGGGTTCGCCCTGGTCCTGGTTCCCTGGATGCTCCGCAACCTGGCCGAGCACGGCACGCTCGCGGCGGCCGGTGGCCTGGGGCGCAGCCTGGTGGCGCGGACCATCAAGTACGACGAGGGCTTCTTCGACCAGGCGCGCCCGGTCGTCGAGGGCGACTTCAAGAGCGAAGCCCGCCAGTTCATTCGCGGCAAGCGCAACACGATCCGGAACAGCCGGTCGGTGCGCTCCACGCAGGCCGGCCTGATGAAAGAGTACGGGCTGACGCAGGCCCAGTCCGACCGGATCATGCGCGAGGTCGCGACGGACGTCATCCTGGAGAACAAGACCTACTACCTCGTCGGCAGTCTCAAGATGGCGTGGCAGATCGTCCTGGGCAAGGAGAAGGAAGACACCTACTCCGACCGCTGGGTGATGCGGAGCAGCAAGGACTGGGCCGAGCAGTGGGAGGCGCGCGTCGATCACCTGCTCGGGCCGGCCACGGCGGCCGAGCAGCGCGGCGTTGACACGGCCCAGTGGCTGACCGACCTGTTCCAGCCGTCGAGCGTCGGGCCGATCCTCCCGCTGCTGGCGGCGCTGGGCCTGCTGCTGGCCGGCCTGGCGGCGCGGCCGGCCCTGATCCCGGGGCTGGCCGGCCTCGGCATCCTGCTGCTCTCGGCGGCGTTGGACGGGCCGGTCCCCCGCTACCGCTACCCGCTGGACCCGATCCTCGCGCTGCTGGCGGCGGGCGCCGTCAGCATCCTGGCGTCCTGGCTGCTGGTGGCCGTCAGGAGAGGGCGGAAGCGTGCGGCAGGAAGGGCAGGCGGGGCCGGCGAGCGCGGCGGCGCACGGCCCGGGCCGGTCCCGTCCCCGGGCGGCCCGATCCCCGAGGCGACCCGGTGA